In a genomic window of Cydia fagiglandana chromosome 8, ilCydFagi1.1, whole genome shotgun sequence:
- the LOC134666730 gene encoding uncharacterized protein LOC134666730 isoform X2: MVQLMLSLSQTTGYSWHKQAWLKTSSHNIGQHFQLYIKRKELIRMRRQRCPRTRNFKPTVIKPDKDYGPKACDPVDLSREDIKRIGQEKLMELQVTPDQIAEIEQQTKDQHDNELYNVIRSDRLTASQFGMVCKRRNKTPCHNHVKQILYKNNILTSDMKYGQHNEAVARTLFETTTNKKVERAGLFIDKQYGFLGASPDGIIIDENALLEIKCFPSLKRSQESIETAAESRGNKFCLKYNKEGKLVMNTTHNYYYQVQGQLRIADMAKCYFVCFIDPGINMTIIEVDRDEDFIHNMIPKLVSFYKNCIVPELILRRVPKNQKCVEISDLPADHQKQ, translated from the exons ATGGTTCAACTAATGCTGA gtttGTCACAAACGACTGGATATAGTTGGCACAAACAAGCATGGCTTAAAACCTCCAGCCATAATATTGGCCAACATTTCCAACTTTACATAAAAAGGAAAGAACTTATCCGGATGCGACGCCAAAGATGTCCAAGGACGCGCAATTTTAAACCTACTGTCATTAAACCCGACAAAGACTATGGTCCCAAAGCATGCGATCCTGTTGACTTGAGTCGAGAAGATATAAAAAGAATAGGGCAAGAAAAGCTTATGGAACTGCAAGTGACACCCGACCAAATCGCTGAAATAGAGCAACAAACTAAAGATCAGCATGATAACGAACTCTACAACGTGATCAGGAGTGATAGATTGACTGCAAGCCAATTCGGGATG GTATGCAAACGACGAAATAAAACTCCTTGCCACAATCACGTGAAAcaaattttgtataaaaacaatattttaacatCTGATATGAAATACGGGCAGCATAACGAAGCTGTTGCAAGGACTCTTTTTGAAACCACAACGAATAAAAAAGTGGAACGTGCgggtttatttattgataaacaaTACGGATTCCTAGGCGCAAGTCCAGATG gtatcatTATTGATGAGAATgctctacttgaaataaaatgcTTTCCATCACTGAAAAGAAGCCAAGAAAGCATTGAAACCGCGGCTGAAAGCCGCGGAAATAAGTTTTGCTTGAAATATAATAAGGAAGGTAAATTGGTTATGAACACAacccataattattattaccag GTGCAAGGACAACTGCGTATTGCTGACATGGCAAAATGTTATTTTGTCTGTTTTATTGACCCTGGGATAAATATGACTATAATCGAAGTAGACCGAGACGAGGACTTTATACACAATATGATACCAAAACTCGTATCTTTTTACAAGAACTGCATCGTCCCCGAGCTCATTCTGCGAAGAGTTCCAAAAAACCAAAAATGCGTCGAAATTTCAGACTTGCCTG CTGATCATCAAAAACAATAA
- the LOC134666730 gene encoding uncharacterized protein LOC134666730 isoform X1 — translation MVQLMLSLSQTTGYSWHKQAWLKTSSHNIGQHFQLYIKRKELIRMRRQRCPRTRNFKPTVIKPDKDYGPKACDPVDLSREDIKRIGQEKLMELQVTPDQIAEIEQQTKDQHDNELYNVIRSDRLTASQFGMVCKRRNKTPCHNHVKQILYKNNILTSDMKYGQHNEAVARTLFETTTNKKVERAGLFIDKQYGFLGASPDGIIIDENALLEIKCFPSLKRSQESIETAAESRGNKFCLKYNKEGKLVMNTTHNYYYQVQGQLRIADMAKCYFVCFIDPGINMTIIEVDRDEDFIHNMIPKLVSFYKNCIVPELILRRVPKNQKCVEISDLPGTLQIYLRFTQDGTEVVYLFKV, via the exons ATGGTTCAACTAATGCTGA gtttGTCACAAACGACTGGATATAGTTGGCACAAACAAGCATGGCTTAAAACCTCCAGCCATAATATTGGCCAACATTTCCAACTTTACATAAAAAGGAAAGAACTTATCCGGATGCGACGCCAAAGATGTCCAAGGACGCGCAATTTTAAACCTACTGTCATTAAACCCGACAAAGACTATGGTCCCAAAGCATGCGATCCTGTTGACTTGAGTCGAGAAGATATAAAAAGAATAGGGCAAGAAAAGCTTATGGAACTGCAAGTGACACCCGACCAAATCGCTGAAATAGAGCAACAAACTAAAGATCAGCATGATAACGAACTCTACAACGTGATCAGGAGTGATAGATTGACTGCAAGCCAATTCGGGATG GTATGCAAACGACGAAATAAAACTCCTTGCCACAATCACGTGAAAcaaattttgtataaaaacaatattttaacatCTGATATGAAATACGGGCAGCATAACGAAGCTGTTGCAAGGACTCTTTTTGAAACCACAACGAATAAAAAAGTGGAACGTGCgggtttatttattgataaacaaTACGGATTCCTAGGCGCAAGTCCAGATG gtatcatTATTGATGAGAATgctctacttgaaataaaatgcTTTCCATCACTGAAAAGAAGCCAAGAAAGCATTGAAACCGCGGCTGAAAGCCGCGGAAATAAGTTTTGCTTGAAATATAATAAGGAAGGTAAATTGGTTATGAACACAacccataattattattaccag GTGCAAGGACAACTGCGTATTGCTGACATGGCAAAATGTTATTTTGTCTGTTTTATTGACCCTGGGATAAATATGACTATAATCGAAGTAGACCGAGACGAGGACTTTATACACAATATGATACCAAAACTCGTATCTTTTTACAAGAACTGCATCGTCCCCGAGCTCATTCTGCGAAGAGTTCCAAAAAACCAAAAATGCGTCGAAATTTCAGACTTGCCTGGTACGTTACAGATTTATTTAAGATTTACCCAGGATGGAACAGAGGTGGTATATTTATTCAAAGTGTAG